The following are from one region of the Bacillus sp. (in: firmicutes) genome:
- a CDS encoding ribonuclease HIII, which translates to MSNTVLTVSKELIGEMEFYYKSAIVSQNPPGSIFVAKSGGCTITAYKSGKVLFQGKGASVEASKWGQHEHSSSLSKPTESGIQKKGRTNSGRQTGIYLPPANISQLSIIGSDEVGTGDYFGPITVVAAFVSSEQIELLKELGVKDSKDLNDSAIARIAEKIIPIIPHSLLILRNEKYNELEQSGMNQGKLKALLHNQAISKVLGRLNSENHLDGILIDQFCEPNIFFRYLNSKDIPWKSENVYFSTKAEGIHIAVAAASIIARYAFVKEFEKLSDYAGFELPKGAGPKVDKIAAEFIKKHGEAALLKVAKLHFANTEKAKRFI; encoded by the coding sequence ATGTCAAATACGGTTTTAACCGTTTCTAAAGAATTGATCGGTGAAATGGAATTTTATTATAAATCGGCAATTGTCAGTCAAAACCCGCCAGGCAGTATATTTGTTGCCAAATCAGGTGGTTGTACAATTACTGCATACAAATCTGGAAAAGTGTTATTCCAAGGAAAAGGGGCTAGTGTAGAAGCAAGTAAATGGGGGCAGCATGAACATAGTTCTAGTTTGTCTAAACCAACTGAAAGCGGAATACAAAAAAAGGGGAGGACAAATTCTGGACGACAAACAGGAATATATTTACCGCCAGCAAACATTAGTCAGCTGTCGATTATTGGTTCAGATGAAGTTGGTACTGGTGATTACTTCGGACCAATCACAGTTGTCGCCGCTTTTGTGTCAAGTGAGCAAATTGAGCTTTTAAAAGAATTAGGAGTAAAAGATTCGAAAGATTTAAATGATAGCGCAATCGCAAGGATTGCCGAAAAGATTATCCCGATCATACCGCATAGCTTACTTATATTAAGAAATGAAAAGTACAACGAACTAGAACAGAGTGGAATGAATCAAGGCAAACTCAAAGCTTTATTACATAACCAAGCCATCAGCAAAGTGCTTGGGAGATTAAATTCAGAAAATCATTTGGACGGGATTTTAATTGATCAGTTTTGTGAGCCAAACATTTTCTTCCGCTATTTAAATAGCAAAGACATTCCTTGGAAATCGGAAAATGTGTATTTCAGCACAAAAGCTGAAGGTATTCACATTGCTGTAGCAGCAGCTTCGATAATTGCACGATATGCATTTGTCAAAGAGTTTGAAAAGCTAAGTGATTATGCTGGGTTTGAGCTGCCAAAAGGAGCTGGGCCAAAAGTAGACAAGATAGCCGCTGAATTCATTAAAAAACATGGGGAAGCAGCGTTATTAAAAGTTGCTAAGCTTCATTTCGCCAATACTGAGAAAGCAAAACGTTTTATCTAG
- the pheS gene encoding phenylalanine--tRNA ligase subunit alpha yields MEARLKELQKEALLKVEQAEDLKALNDIRVAYLGKKGPITEVLRGMGKLSEEERPIIGQLANDVRAAIQEKLEEKQERFEKQEVEKKLAMETVDVTLPGRPVRAGNHHPLTAVIEEIEDLFIGMGYQIAEGPEVETDYYNFEALNLPKGHPARDMQDSFYITEEILLRTQTSTVQPRTMHKHEGRGPVKIICPGKVYRRDNDDATHSHQFMQIEGLVVDENIRMSDLKGTLEVFAKKMFGEDRKIRLRPSFFPFTEPSVEIDVSCMCGGHGCSICKQTGWIEILGAGMVHPNVLEMAGFDSKKYTGFAFGMGPERIAMLKYGIDDIRHFYTNDIRFLKQFKRA; encoded by the coding sequence ATGGAAGCACGATTAAAAGAACTGCAAAAAGAAGCTCTTCTAAAAGTGGAGCAGGCCGAGGATTTAAAAGCATTAAATGACATCCGTGTTGCTTATTTAGGAAAAAAAGGTCCGATTACAGAAGTATTACGTGGCATGGGAAAATTATCGGAAGAGGAAAGGCCGATTATTGGGCAGCTAGCTAACGATGTTCGCGCCGCAATTCAAGAAAAATTGGAAGAAAAGCAGGAAAGATTTGAAAAACAGGAAGTTGAGAAAAAGCTGGCAATGGAAACCGTTGATGTAACGCTTCCAGGACGCCCAGTGCGCGCTGGCAACCATCATCCATTAACTGCTGTCATTGAAGAAATTGAGGATTTATTTATCGGTATGGGCTACCAAATTGCCGAAGGCCCTGAGGTGGAAACGGATTATTACAATTTTGAAGCGTTGAATCTGCCAAAAGGACATCCAGCACGGGATATGCAAGATTCCTTCTACATAACAGAAGAAATTTTACTGCGTACCCAAACATCTACAGTTCAGCCGAGAACTATGCATAAACATGAAGGCCGTGGACCTGTAAAAATCATTTGTCCAGGAAAAGTGTATCGTCGTGATAATGATGATGCCACCCATTCCCATCAGTTCATGCAAATTGAAGGCTTAGTTGTTGATGAAAATATTCGAATGAGCGACCTGAAAGGAACACTTGAAGTTTTTGCGAAAAAGATGTTTGGCGAAGACCGCAAAATTCGCCTTCGCCCAAGCTTTTTCCCTTTTACAGAGCCATCCGTTGAAATAGATGTTTCCTGTATGTGCGGCGGGCATGGCTGTTCCATCTGTAAGCAAACAGGCTGGATTGAAATTCTAGGTGCAGGTATGGTGCATCCGAATGTTCTTGAAATGGCTGGCTTTGATTCGAAAAAATACACAGGCTTTGCGTTCGGAATGGGGCCTGAGCGAATCGCGATGTTGAAATACGGCATTGATGATATCCGTCATTTCTATACGAATGATATCCGCTTTTTAAAACAATTTAAACGCGCATAA
- a CDS encoding CvpA family protein, with protein sequence MVDFILLFVLVIGFFIGFRRGFVMQVVYFAGFIASFVVAYLYSDDLAPYLKLWVPFPAPSKDSAVSLLFDTFDLEAVYFRAVAFAVLFFGTKIVMHFAGSMLNFLVDLPFLRTINGWLGGALGFVEVYLIIFIVLYVGALTPIDSVQTMMNDSLLAKGIIEHTPIVSGKIKELWFNAETTYF encoded by the coding sequence ATGGTTGATTTCATTTTACTTTTTGTCCTTGTAATCGGCTTTTTCATTGGCTTTAGACGTGGCTTCGTAATGCAAGTCGTTTACTTCGCTGGCTTTATTGCTTCATTTGTCGTTGCTTATCTATATTCCGATGACTTAGCTCCTTATTTAAAGCTTTGGGTGCCGTTTCCAGCACCATCTAAAGATAGCGCGGTTTCATTATTATTTGATACCTTTGATTTGGAAGCTGTTTACTTTCGGGCAGTCGCTTTTGCTGTCCTTTTTTTCGGTACAAAAATTGTAATGCATTTCGCTGGCTCAATGTTAAATTTTTTAGTTGATTTACCATTCTTGCGTACAATTAATGGCTGGCTAGGTGGGGCTTTAGGATTTGTTGAGGTGTATTTAATCATCTTCATCGTTCTTTATGTAGGTGCTTTAACACCAATTGATTCCGTACAGACGATGATGAATGATTCTTTATTGGCAAAAGGGATCATTGAGCACACGCCGATTGTATCTGGAAAGATTAAGGAACTTTGGTTTAACGCTGAAACAACATATTTTTAA
- the sspI gene encoding small acid-soluble spore protein SspI has product MNLNLRHAIIQNVHDNTKEQLEDTIIDAIRSQEEKMLPGLGVLFEVIWQNANEEEKEEMLSNLKTGLQKQ; this is encoded by the coding sequence ATGAATTTAAATCTTCGCCATGCAATTATTCAAAATGTTCACGATAACACAAAGGAACAGCTAGAGGATACCATTATCGATGCAATCCGTAGTCAAGAAGAAAAAATGCTGCCAGGGCTTGGTGTGCTTTTTGAAGTAATTTGGCAAAATGCCAATGAGGAAGAAAAAGAAGAAATGCTCAGCAACTTAAAAACCGGCTTGCAAAAGCAGTGA
- a CDS encoding M42 family metallopeptidase, producing MTKQLDETLTMLKDLTDAKGIPGDEREAREVMKKYIAPYADEMISDNLGSLIAKKIGKEDGPKIMVAGHLDEVGFMVTQITEKGFLRFQTVGGWWSQVMLAQRVTVMTKKGNITGIIGSKPPHILTPEARKKVVDIKDMFIDIGATSKEEAMGWGVLPGDSIVPYFEFTVMNNEKMLLAKAWDNRIGCAIAIDVLKNLKGVEHPNIVYGVGTVQEEVGLRGAKTATAQIKPDIGFAVDVGIAGDTPGVTEKEAVSKMGAGPQIILYDASIVSHKGLRDFVVSIAEEHNIPYQFDSMAGGGTDAGSIHITANGVPALAITIATRYIHSNAAMLHRDDYENAVKLIVEVIKQLDATKVKEIIFD from the coding sequence ATGACAAAGCAATTGGATGAAACGTTGACAATGTTAAAGGATTTAACGGATGCAAAAGGAATTCCTGGAGACGAGCGTGAAGCTCGGGAGGTTATGAAAAAATATATAGCTCCATATGCTGACGAAATGATTAGTGATAACCTAGGTAGCTTAATTGCCAAAAAGATAGGCAAAGAAGATGGTCCGAAAATCATGGTTGCCGGACATCTTGATGAAGTTGGTTTCATGGTGACGCAAATTACTGAGAAAGGTTTTCTAAGATTCCAAACAGTTGGTGGCTGGTGGTCGCAAGTGATGCTGGCTCAACGTGTAACGGTGATGACGAAAAAAGGAAACATCACTGGCATCATCGGTTCAAAACCGCCGCATATTTTGACTCCTGAAGCTCGTAAAAAGGTTGTTGATATTAAAGATATGTTTATTGATATTGGCGCGACAAGCAAGGAAGAAGCGATGGGATGGGGTGTTTTGCCTGGTGATTCGATTGTTCCTTATTTTGAATTTACCGTTATGAATAACGAAAAAATGCTGCTTGCGAAAGCATGGGATAATCGCATTGGCTGTGCGATTGCGATTGATGTTTTAAAAAATTTAAAAGGTGTCGAACATCCAAATATAGTTTACGGTGTTGGCACCGTGCAAGAAGAGGTTGGGCTAAGAGGTGCAAAAACAGCAACAGCGCAAATTAAACCTGATATTGGTTTTGCGGTTGATGTTGGCATTGCGGGGGATACGCCTGGAGTTACTGAAAAAGAAGCTGTTAGTAAAATGGGAGCAGGGCCACAAATTATTTTATATGATGCATCGATTGTTTCCCATAAAGGATTGCGCGACTTTGTTGTTAGCATTGCTGAGGAACATAACATTCCATATCAATTTGATTCTATGGCTGGCGGCGGAACGGATGCAGGCTCGATTCATATAACGGCAAATGGTGTGCCTGCTTTAGCGATTACAATTGCAACGCGTTACATCCACTCAAATGCGGCGATGCTTCACCGTGATGATTATGAAAATGCCGTAAAACTAATCGTGGAAGTCATTAAACAGTTAGATGCAACTAAGGTAAAGGAAATCATTTTTGATTAA
- a CDS encoding phenylalanine--tRNA ligase subunit beta, with amino-acid sequence MLVSYNWLKDYVDINDISAEDLAEKITKAGIEVEQVEVLNKGIEGIVVGHVLECVKHPEADKLNICQVDLGEEEPKQIICGAPNVAAGQKVIVAKIGAVLPGNFKIKKAKLRGEVSNGMICSLQELGIETKFVPKEYATGIFVFPFDVEVGTDALEYLNLNDKVLELSLTPNRSDALSMLGVAYEVAAILGREVKLPKLVITETKEKASDYIKITIDAKEDCPYYAARVVKGVKIAPSPLWMQTRLMAAGIRPINNVVDITNYILIEYGQPLHAFDYDRLGSKEILVRRAKQEEKFVTLDDQERALKDDQLLITNGTEPVALAGVMGGADSEVHDGTVNVLIEAAVFNGQTVRRASKYHALRSEASTRFEKGIDPLRTKEAGDRAAALMAELAGGEILEGVVDVDYLDTTSIKVTVSTERINQVLGTSITTEEVGQIFARLQFAYTENNGEFTVTAPSRRRDIAIPEDLIEEVARLYGYDYIPTTLPIGDATPGKLSTYQAKRRKVRRFLEGAGLTEAVTYSLTSSDKVEWYKDDTTKATPIRLSMPMSEERSTLRLSLVPHLLEAVAHNNARQIADVALYEIGKVYLIPEKIEAEQPNERENLAGAITGLWHTHSWQGEKKAVDFFVAKGILEGLFALLRLDGRITFEQGKKEGLHPGRTAIIKLDDEYLGFVGQVHPEEQKALDLAPTYVYEINLDKLLRADAPEIKYEAIPRFPSITRDIALVVDDNVVAGNIQAAIKEAGGKLLKEVSIFDLYQGEHLEKGKKSLAFSLRYFDPEKTLTDEEVAKAHEQVLEAVEEKVGAALRG; translated from the coding sequence GTGTTAGTATCTTATAATTGGCTAAAAGACTATGTTGATATAAATGATATTTCAGCTGAAGACTTGGCAGAAAAGATTACGAAAGCCGGGATTGAAGTTGAACAAGTTGAGGTTTTGAATAAAGGGATTGAAGGTATTGTTGTTGGTCATGTCTTAGAATGTGTCAAACACCCTGAGGCTGATAAGCTTAATATTTGTCAAGTTGACCTTGGCGAAGAGGAGCCAAAGCAAATTATTTGCGGGGCACCGAATGTGGCAGCAGGACAAAAGGTCATTGTTGCGAAAATCGGTGCTGTTCTTCCAGGAAATTTTAAAATTAAAAAAGCAAAGCTCCGTGGTGAGGTTTCCAATGGGATGATTTGCTCTTTACAAGAGCTTGGTATTGAAACGAAATTTGTACCAAAAGAATATGCAACAGGAATTTTTGTTTTTCCATTTGATGTAGAGGTTGGTACAGACGCACTTGAATACTTAAATTTAAACGATAAAGTGCTAGAGCTTAGCTTAACACCGAATCGTTCTGACGCCTTAAGCATGCTAGGTGTTGCCTATGAAGTTGCTGCCATTTTAGGACGTGAAGTAAAGCTGCCAAAACTAGTCATTACTGAAACGAAAGAAAAAGCTTCAGATTATATTAAAATTACGATTGATGCAAAGGAAGATTGTCCGTATTATGCTGCTCGTGTCGTAAAAGGCGTCAAAATTGCTCCATCACCGCTATGGATGCAAACTCGCTTAATGGCTGCTGGCATCCGCCCAATTAATAATGTAGTTGATATTACAAACTATATTTTAATTGAATATGGCCAACCGTTACACGCCTTTGACTATGACCGTTTAGGATCAAAAGAAATTTTAGTAAGACGGGCAAAACAGGAAGAAAAATTTGTAACGCTTGACGACCAAGAACGAGCATTAAAAGATGACCAGCTTCTGATTACAAATGGTACAGAGCCTGTTGCTTTGGCAGGTGTAATGGGCGGTGCTGATTCTGAAGTACATGATGGTACCGTTAATGTTTTAATCGAAGCGGCCGTTTTTAATGGTCAAACAGTTCGCCGGGCATCAAAATATCATGCTCTTCGCAGTGAAGCAAGCACTCGTTTTGAAAAAGGTATAGACCCACTTCGTACAAAAGAAGCAGGTGATCGTGCCGCAGCATTAATGGCTGAACTTGCTGGTGGGGAAATTCTCGAAGGCGTTGTTGACGTCGATTATTTAGATACTACATCTATAAAAGTGACTGTATCAACGGAGCGCATTAACCAAGTTTTGGGAACTAGCATCACAACGGAGGAAGTAGGGCAAATATTTGCACGTTTGCAATTTGCCTACACAGAAAATAATGGTGAATTTACAGTAACAGCACCGTCAAGAAGACGTGATATTGCGATTCCTGAAGATTTAATTGAGGAAGTGGCCCGCCTTTACGGCTATGATTATATTCCAACGACATTGCCAATCGGTGATGCAACACCTGGAAAATTATCTACTTATCAAGCTAAGCGCCGTAAGGTCCGCCGATTTTTAGAAGGAGCAGGATTGACTGAGGCTGTTACGTATTCACTAACAAGCTCCGATAAAGTGGAATGGTATAAAGATGATACTACAAAAGCAACACCAATCCGCCTATCAATGCCAATGAGTGAAGAGCGCAGTACGTTACGCTTGAGTTTAGTGCCGCACTTACTTGAGGCAGTTGCTCATAACAATGCACGTCAAATCGCTGATGTAGCACTTTATGAAATTGGAAAAGTATATTTAATCCCTGAGAAAATTGAAGCAGAACAGCCAAATGAAAGAGAGAATTTGGCAGGTGCGATAACTGGATTATGGCACACCCATTCTTGGCAAGGGGAAAAGAAAGCTGTTGATTTCTTTGTAGCCAAAGGAATTCTTGAAGGCTTATTTGCCTTGCTTCGTTTGGATGGCCGTATAACCTTTGAACAAGGCAAGAAAGAAGGCCTTCATCCTGGACGGACAGCAATCATAAAGTTGGACGATGAATATCTTGGTTTTGTCGGTCAAGTACATCCTGAAGAGCAAAAGGCGCTTGACCTTGCCCCAACATATGTATACGAAATTAACTTAGATAAACTATTGCGTGCAGATGCTCCGGAAATTAAATATGAAGCAATACCACGCTTCCCATCGATTACACGTGATATTGCTTTAGTAGTCGACGACAATGTTGTTGCAGGAAATATTCAAGCTGCTATAAAAGAAGCTGGCGGCAAGCTTCTTAAAGAAGTATCAATTTTTGATTTATACCAAGGTGAGCATTTGGAAAAAGGCAAAAAATCACTTGCTTTCTCATTGCGTTATTTTGATCCAGAAAAAACATTAACAGATGAAGAAGTTGCTAAAGCACATGAACAAGTGTTAGAGGCTGTTGAAGAAAAAGTAGGTGCAGCCTTAAGAGGCTAA
- the zapA gene encoding cell division protein ZapA yields the protein MSEQNRKRISVDIYGHQYTIIGDENSSDIRLVASMVDSKMKEISQCNPCLDTNKLAILTAVNIVNDYLKLKAEHDTLKRDYESLLIKLEQKEEKLKNG from the coding sequence GTGTCTGAACAAAATAGAAAAAGAATTTCAGTCGATATATATGGTCACCAATATACAATAATAGGGGATGAAAACTCAAGCGATATTCGTTTAGTTGCCAGTATGGTTGATAGTAAAATGAAGGAAATTAGCCAATGTAATCCCTGTTTGGATACAAATAAACTGGCAATCTTGACGGCTGTAAATATTGTCAATGATTATCTAAAACTAAAAGCAGAACACGATACATTAAAAAGAGATTATGAAAGCTTACTAATAAAACTTGAACAGAAAGAGGAAAAATTAAAAAATGGTTGA
- a CDS encoding RNA methyltransferase — MSRIESTQNPRVKQWKKLQTKKERNKTGLFLIEGMHLIEEALKYKAFIKELIVREGTEYSLLDVGNIDIFEVTEDIMKHISDTETPQGIAAVCGIEGPTPINIATAKLLLVDNVQDPGNLGTMIRTADAVGMDAVILGEGCVDLYNGKVIRATQGSLFHIPIMEGSLDVWIKRLTAIGVPVFGTALEGARNYKEIEPKKNFALLVGNEGKGVDPTLLKQTDENLYIPIYGKAESLNVSIATGILLYHLRG; from the coding sequence ATTAGCCGAATTGAATCGACACAAAATCCACGTGTGAAGCAGTGGAAAAAGCTACAAACAAAAAAAGAACGAAATAAAACTGGTTTGTTTTTAATAGAAGGAATGCATTTAATCGAGGAGGCATTGAAATATAAGGCTTTTATTAAAGAATTGATTGTGCGAGAGGGTACGGAATATTCCTTATTAGATGTGGGGAATATTGATATTTTTGAAGTGACTGAAGATATTATGAAGCATATTTCTGATACGGAAACACCGCAAGGGATTGCTGCTGTATGTGGAATAGAAGGCCCGACACCAATCAATATCGCCACAGCTAAGCTTCTATTAGTTGATAATGTTCAAGACCCAGGCAATCTTGGCACAATGATTCGCACAGCAGATGCGGTTGGAATGGATGCTGTTATTCTAGGGGAAGGCTGTGTAGATTTATATAATGGCAAGGTCATTCGGGCGACACAAGGCTCTTTATTCCATATTCCGATTATGGAAGGAAGCTTAGATGTATGGATCAAACGTCTAACTGCTATTGGTGTACCAGTGTTTGGCACCGCACTAGAAGGTGCACGCAATTATAAAGAAATTGAGCCAAAGAAGAATTTTGCCTTGCTTGTTGGCAATGAAGGAAAGGGCGTTGATCCTACATTATTAAAGCAAACGGACGAGAATCTTTATATCCCGATTTACGGCAAAGCTGAATCATTGAATGTGTCCATAGCAACAGGGATTCTTTTGTACCATTTACGTGGGTAA
- the polX gene encoding DNA polymerase/3'-5' exonuclease PolX codes for MEINKKDIIKTLEKIAIYLEIKAENPFKISAYRKAAAALEADNRSLSDSNDFSKINGIGKGTAAVIQELLETGKSTVLEELKEQVPNGLLSLLNLPGLGGKKIAKLYQELNVIDVASLKQCCLENKVQKLAGFGKKTEEKILAAIEDIGNRPERLPIWYMLEVLKAIEVQLAKMGDIIQFSRAGSLRRMKETIKDLDFIIATLHPTSVREQLLQLENISDVIASGDTKVSVVLHYDYDVSVDFRLVEPKSYATTLHHFTGSKEHNVKMRQLAKERGEKISEYGVEVLETGELLTFTTEEEFFEHFGMQFIPPEMREDEGEVEAASNGEMTAILVTDIKGDLHMHTTWSDGAYSIQEMVEAARRKGYAYIAITDHSQYLKVANGLTAERLREQRKEIDRLNELDDDITILAGVEMDILPDATLDFDDEVLKEMDLVIGAIHSSFSQDRDKIMKRLITALENNHVNIIAHPTGRLIGKRQGYDVDLEMLIELAKKTNTALECNANPHRLDLSAEWLKKAQESGVKLVINTDAHQLEMLEHMEIGVATARRGWIKKENVINTWPIDELMKFLKGV; via the coding sequence TTGGAAATAAATAAAAAAGATATTATCAAAACGTTAGAAAAAATTGCGATTTATTTGGAGATAAAAGCGGAAAATCCTTTTAAAATATCTGCCTATCGCAAAGCGGCGGCTGCTTTAGAAGCGGATAATCGCAGTTTAAGCGATAGTAATGATTTTTCAAAAATAAATGGGATTGGCAAAGGCACAGCTGCTGTCATTCAGGAATTATTAGAAACAGGTAAATCGACGGTTTTAGAAGAACTAAAGGAACAAGTACCAAATGGATTATTGTCATTATTAAACTTGCCTGGCTTAGGTGGTAAAAAGATTGCAAAGCTATATCAGGAATTGAATGTGATTGATGTTGCATCATTAAAACAATGCTGTTTAGAAAATAAAGTTCAAAAGTTAGCGGGCTTTGGTAAAAAGACAGAGGAAAAAATTTTAGCTGCGATTGAGGATATTGGAAATCGCCCTGAGCGTTTACCGATATGGTATATGCTAGAGGTTCTTAAGGCAATTGAGGTGCAGCTCGCTAAAATGGGCGACATCATTCAGTTTTCACGGGCAGGCAGTCTGCGGAGAATGAAAGAAACAATCAAAGATTTGGATTTTATTATCGCAACGCTACATCCAACATCAGTTCGAGAACAGCTTTTGCAGCTCGAAAATATCTCCGATGTAATCGCAAGCGGGGACACAAAAGTATCTGTAGTCTTGCATTATGACTATGATGTTTCGGTTGATTTTCGTTTAGTAGAGCCGAAAAGCTATGCTACAACATTACATCATTTTACAGGGTCTAAAGAGCATAATGTAAAAATGCGTCAACTCGCAAAAGAGCGTGGCGAGAAAATCAGTGAATATGGTGTTGAAGTGCTTGAAACAGGGGAATTGTTGACATTTACGACGGAGGAAGAATTTTTTGAGCATTTTGGCATGCAATTTATTCCCCCGGAAATGAGGGAAGATGAAGGTGAGGTTGAAGCTGCTAGTAACGGGGAAATGACAGCAATCTTAGTTACGGATATTAAAGGTGACCTTCATATGCATACAACATGGAGCGATGGAGCCTACTCCATTCAAGAAATGGTTGAAGCAGCTAGAAGAAAGGGATACGCTTATATTGCGATAACAGATCATTCCCAATACTTAAAGGTTGCTAATGGTTTAACCGCTGAGCGTCTGCGCGAGCAACGAAAGGAAATTGACAGGTTGAATGAATTAGATGATGATATTACCATTCTTGCTGGAGTGGAAATGGACATTCTTCCAGACGCGACGCTTGATTTTGACGACGAAGTTTTAAAAGAAATGGATCTTGTAATTGGTGCGATTCATTCAAGCTTTTCACAAGACCGTGATAAAATAATGAAGCGCCTAATCACTGCGTTAGAAAACAATCATGTCAACATAATTGCCCACCCAACTGGGCGACTAATTGGGAAACGGCAAGGCTATGATGTTGATTTAGAGATGTTAATTGAGCTGGCAAAAAAGACGAATACAGCGCTAGAATGCAACGCTAACCCACACCGCTTAGATTTATCAGCAGAGTGGTTGAAAAAAGCGCAAGAATCGGGTGTGAAGCTAGTTATTAATACAGATGCCCATCAACTTGAGATGCTAGAACATATGGAAATAGGGGTAGCAACAGCTAGAAGAGGCTGGATAAAAAAAGAGAATGTTATTAATACTTGGCCGATAGATGAACTAATGAAATTTTTAAAGGGGGTCTGA
- a CDS encoding phosphocarrier protein HPr — MTEKTYTVTSETGIHARPATLLVQAASKFACDVMLEYEDKKVNLKSIMGIMSLGIPKGTKIKIICDGVDEEQANTEIEETLKAEGLGE, encoded by the coding sequence ATGACTGAAAAAACTTATACGGTAACTAGTGAAACTGGTATTCATGCACGACCAGCTACACTACTTGTTCAAGCTGCAAGTAAATTTGCATGCGATGTGATGTTGGAGTATGAGGATAAAAAAGTGAATTTGAAGTCAATCATGGGCATAATGTCACTTGGAATTCCAAAGGGTACAAAAATTAAAATTATCTGTGATGGTGTTGATGAAGAACAAGCAAATACTGAAATTGAAGAAACATTAAAAGCAGAAGGATTAGGAGAATAA